GACCTCTATCTTCTTATTAACCACCAACTTAAGTTGGTGGTTAATGAAACAGGAAAAAGTATTAACCGTTTTAACGGTTTCTAATTTTATTGAATTTGACCTTTTTAGAGTGGACTCAATAATGAAAGAACGAAAACCGTTTGCTTATTGCTAAACTCCGTTTGGTAACAATGTGAACGCACAATAGAAAGAACCATTGAAAAGATTAAGCAGGAAGAGCATTTCTTGTAAATCTTTTCAAGGTAAAAATAAATTATGACTGAAATCATCAAATTTAAAATAAACGAAGTCCAACCGGAAAAAGATAAAATTTTCAAAGAAATCGGCTATTCATCAATCCAAAAAATACCTGAAAAAATTCAAAATCTTTATGAAGAATCATTAAAGATCTTTCGAGAAACTTCAAATCCTGTCGGGATAATTTCTGAAATCTCTAAAGAAGAATTCGAAAAAGTTTTTTTCGTAGAAGGTAATAATTCTGCAGAAACTCCCATTCAAAACATTTATCGAAAAGCAGATTATCTATCTTTATTTGCTGTTACTTTAGGTAAAAAAGTGAGTGATAAAATCCGGGAGTTTTTCCGGAAAAATGATTTCGCTTTAGGTCATTTGCTGGATTGTATCGCTTCTCTTGCTGCGGATAATATGGTTAGAAAATTGGAGAATTTAAACACTGAAAATCTTGGTATTCTTTATCAACAACTTCCAAGATTAAAGCACCGAAATCACCGAAAAGACATAAGAACTCTGGCTTACAGTCCCGGTTATTGCGGTTGGCATATTTCCGGGCAGAAAAAGTTGTTTGAGTTTCTAAAACCGGAAAAAATCGGCATAACTCTGAACGATAGTTTTTTGATGATTCCCTTGAAATCGATTTCCGGAGTTTTGATTTCCGGGAAAAGAGAGATTCATCAATTTAAAAATAATTTTTCGTTTTGTTCGATGTGTAAGACAAAAAGTTGTCTGGAGAGGATGTAGCCCCATCGTCCCGATGGGAAAAAAATAGAAACCACCGGGACGGTGGTGATACAAAAGGAGAAGTAATGCAAATATTAAATCAAATTTCAGAATTTCTACAACAAGGAGACGATGAAAAAGTATTCGATCTAACGAAGCAGGCAATCGCGGAGAATATTTCTCCCAAAGAAATTCTCGATAACGGTTTGATCGCAGGAATGAACATTATCGGAGAGCAATTCCGCAAACACGAGATATTCCTTCCAGATGTTCTGATGGCTGCCAAAGCAATGTATGCCGGACTCGATCAATTAAAACCACTTCTGATTTCCGAAGGAATCCCAACTATGGGTAAAATCGTGATTGGAACTGTGCAGGGAGATCTTCACGATATTGGGAAAAATCTGGTCGGAATTATGTTGAAAGGAGCAGGCTTTGATGTTATCGATCTCGGAAGAGATGTTCCTCCGGAAAAATTTATTGAAACTGCGAAAAAGGAAAACGCAAATTTGATCGGGCTGTCAGCTCTGCTGACAACAACAATGATCAATATGAAGAAAGTAGTAAATCTGGTCAGAGCAGATGGCTCGGATATCAAAGTGATCATCGGTGGAGCTCCTGTTTCAAAAAAATATGCAAATGAGATCGGAGCAGATGCCTATGCTTATGATGCTGGAAAAGCAGTCGAGATGGTGAAGGAGATGATATAACTCACCCTCTGTCCCTCTCTTGAGAATAGAGGGATGAATTTCGGCACAATTTGATTGATAGCAATTCTTCTTGCTTCTCTTTGTTCCTTCTCTTTTGAGAGAAGGACAGCAGGATGAGTTAAGGGAAAAGTGAATTTATGGAAAATATGTTAACAGAATTAACCAACAAAATCCTTGTTGGTGACGGAGCAATGGGAACAATGCTTTTCCAAAAAGGATTAAAGCAGGGAGATGCTCCGGAAACTGTCTGTTTGAACAATCCTGAAGTATTGGAAGAAATCGCAAAAATCTATTTGGATGCCGGAGCAGATATCATTGAAACGAATACATTCGGCGGTTCTCCACTTAAATTATCCGACTACAATTTGCAGGATAAAACAGGGGAAATAAATCGGATTGCAGTTGAAAGAGTTAGGAAAGCCGTCGGAGAAGAAGCTTACATTTCCGGTTCTGTCGGTCCTTCGGGAAAAATGCTGAAACCTTTTGGTGATGCTGATCCGGAAGATATTTATCAAAGTTTCAGAAGGCAGATCAAAGTTCTGATCGAATCCGGTATTGATATCATCTGCATCGAGACAATGATAGATTTGAATGAAGCAATCTTAGCAATAAAGGCAGTTAAATCCATCTCCCAAAAAATTCCGATCATCACAACTATGACCTTCAACGAGACTCCACGAGGATTCTTTACAATTATGGGAAATGATATCGAAACTGTGTCAGAAAAATTAGAAGAAAATAGAGCAGATATTATCGGTTCAAATTGCGGGAATGGAATCGAGAACATGATCAAAATTGCTCATGAATTTAAGAAATACACCAAACTTCCGATCATTATCCAGTCCAATGCAGGTCTTCCCGAACTGAAAAAAGGTAAAATCTTCTATTCCGAAACTCCTGAATTTTTTGCAGAAAAGACGATGGAATTGATCGCTGCCGGAGTTTCCATTATTGGAGGTTGCTGCGGAACAACTCCCAAACATATTCAGGCAATTCGGAAAGTTGTTGACAATCATATTTAATTTGAAATTTTTGGAAAAAAAATTGATCGTTTGATAAGTGAAAGGAGAGTGTATGCAAATAGAATCATATATGCTGACAGATGTTAAAACCTGCACAGAAAACGAAACTATAGATTCTGTAGCAAAAATTATGT
This sequence is a window from Candidatus Cloacimonadota bacterium. Protein-coding genes within it:
- a CDS encoding 5-methyltetrahydrofolate--homocysteine methyltransferase, whose protein sequence is MENMLTELTNKILVGDGAMGTMLFQKGLKQGDAPETVCLNNPEVLEEIAKIYLDAGADIIETNTFGGSPLKLSDYNLQDKTGEINRIAVERVRKAVGEEAYISGSVGPSGKMLKPFGDADPEDIYQSFRRQIKVLIESGIDIICIETMIDLNEAILAIKAVKSISQKIPIITTMTFNETPRGFFTIMGNDIETVSEKLEENRADIIGSNCGNGIENMIKIAHEFKKYTKLPIIIQSNAGLPELKKGKIFYSETPEFFAEKTMELIAAGVSIIGGCCGTTPKHIQAIRKVVDNHI
- a CDS encoding cobalamin-binding protein; translated protein: MQILNQISEFLQQGDDEKVFDLTKQAIAENISPKEILDNGLIAGMNIIGEQFRKHEIFLPDVLMAAKAMYAGLDQLKPLLISEGIPTMGKIVIGTVQGDLHDIGKNLVGIMLKGAGFDVIDLGRDVPPEKFIETAKKENANLIGLSALLTTTMINMKKVVNLVRADGSDIKVIIGGAPVSKKYANEIGADAYAYDAGKAVEMVKEMI